In the Candidatus Cloacimonadota bacterium genome, AAGGGCATAAAATTACAGTAAACATCATGCCATCACCTGCGGGATACGGATGTCGAACCTGGCGCCATGTGGCTCAATGGGGCTATATTCGATGCGGCCGCCATGCTCTTTTATCAATTTTTGACAGATGGGCAGGCCTAAACCGGTTCCATTGGATTTATTATAGGTGAAAAAGGGGCTAAAGAGCTGGTCGGCAATGCTTTCCGGGATGCCGGGGCCGTTGTCTGTAATTCGAATCTGGAGCCAGTTTGAGGACAAGGAAGCGCAGATGTGGATTTCCCCGGAATCCTCAATCGCCTCCGAGCTGTTTCGCAGCAGATTCATCAGCACCCGGCGCACGCGTTCGACGTCAAAATAAACAGTCTGGTCGCAGCGATTTTCCAGCTTTAAGCTGATGTTGCGCCCTTTGAGCGAGGCGCCGTAAGCCTCTGCTATATCATGAAGAAAAGAGTGCATATCCACTTGGCGGGGGATAATTTCGTTTGGCGAACCCTTCACATAGTCCATCAATTCACGCACCAGGGCATCTATCAGCTTGGTTTGCTGCACGATGCTTTTGGCAAATTCCGAAGAATCCGGAAACAACGATTCCACCAACTGCGCCGTGAGCGAGATTACCGTGAGCGGAGTTTTGATATCGTGGATAATCTTGCTGGCAGTCATGCCAATGGCGCTGAGCCGGCTGTTTTGAATCATGTCGCCCATGAGGTCTGAAAACTCGTGATTACCCTCCTGTGGCTTGCCTTGCAGGATGCGAATCACGTTTATCAGCGCCAAGGGATGTGAAAAACTGAATTGAATGAATTTATCCCGGGGAATCTCAATCAGTTCCGTCTTTTCCAATGCTTTAACGCTGGCGGA is a window encoding:
- a CDS encoding cyclic nucleotide-binding domain-containing protein — protein: MSHKQDKGPSAGLFQGLDKLVVESFISDLNTLALRKDGVKNIDYATEEKIYYIANGSVTLTPDPGSEPEAPHTVQAGEFFGESILRNISTGSASVKALEKTELIEIPRDKFIQFSFSHPLALINVIRILQGKPQEGNHEFSDLMGDMIQNSRLSAIGMTASKIIHDIKTPLTVISLTAQLVESLFPDSSEFAKSIVQQTKLIDALVRELMDYVKGSPNEIIPRQVDMHSFLHDIAEAYGASLKGRNISLKLENRCDQTVYFDVERVRRVLMNLLRNSSEAIEDSGEIHICASLSSNWLQIRITDNGPGIPESIADQLFSPFFTYNKSNGTGLGLPICQKLIKEHGGRIEYSPIEPHGARFDIRIPQVMA